The Lutibacter profundi genome includes a region encoding these proteins:
- a CDS encoding pyridoxal phosphate-dependent decarboxylase family protein → MKYWKKYSKEKLIQRIDKALDANVNFQTSKYLGYPVSRLDQNVFNTSGAFLSDSPLLKSFIANPNNIGCHTTGKSEEAFKGSQELEKEVLDVLAVDIFKAKENEYDGYIATGGTEANIQALWIYRNHFKNNFNATLNEMVILSSEDTHYSVHKGSNLLSVEAVSIPVNFDSREIIVEELNTIVENLIADGKKYFMVISNMATTMFGSVDNPDVYAETLTKHNVTFKIHIDGAFGGFIYPISNKNSTINFQNPNIASITIDAHKMLQAPYGTGVFLCRKGLIENVLTKEAQYVDGMDLTLVGSRSGANAIAVWMILFSYGYYGWFEKINTLLLRTVWFCNQLDKLDIKYFRDPFMNIVTIKSQYVPQELAHKFGLVPDTHNGNHKWYKVIMMDHVEIDDLLKFVNELKK, encoded by the coding sequence ATGAAATACTGGAAAAAATATTCAAAAGAAAAATTAATACAACGAATTGACAAAGCTTTAGATGCCAACGTTAATTTTCAAACAAGTAAATATTTAGGGTATCCTGTATCAAGATTAGACCAAAATGTATTTAACACTAGTGGTGCATTTTTAAGTGACTCTCCTTTGTTAAAATCCTTCATTGCAAACCCAAATAATATTGGTTGCCATACCACCGGAAAATCTGAAGAAGCTTTTAAAGGCTCTCAAGAATTAGAAAAAGAAGTTTTAGACGTATTGGCTGTTGATATTTTTAAAGCTAAAGAAAATGAATATGATGGCTATATTGCAACAGGCGGCACAGAAGCAAATATTCAAGCATTGTGGATTTACAGAAATCATTTTAAAAATAATTTCAATGCAACTTTAAATGAAATGGTTATTTTATCCTCTGAAGACACGCATTATTCTGTACATAAAGGATCCAATTTATTAAGTGTTGAGGCTGTTTCTATTCCAGTTAATTTTGATTCAAGAGAAATTATTGTTGAAGAATTAAATACCATTGTTGAAAATTTAATTGCTGATGGTAAAAAATATTTTATGGTTATTTCAAATATGGCAACTACTATGTTTGGATCGGTTGATAATCCTGATGTTTATGCAGAAACATTAACAAAACATAACGTTACCTTTAAAATTCACATTGATGGTGCTTTTGGCGGATTTATCTATCCTATTTCTAATAAAAATTCAACTATTAATTTTCAAAATCCAAATATAGCTTCCATAACCATTGATGCTCATAAAATGTTACAAGCTCCTTATGGAACTGGTGTTTTTTTATGTAGAAAAGGACTTATAGAAAATGTGTTAACCAAAGAAGCTCAATATGTTGATGGAATGGATTTAACTTTGGTTGGAAGTAGATCTGGAGCAAATGCCATTGCTGTTTGGATGATTTTATTTAGCTATGGTTATTATGGTTGGTTCGAAAAAATTAATACACTTTTACTAAGAACAGTTTGGTTTTGCAATCAATTAGATAAACTTGATATTAAATATTTTAGAGATCCTTTTATGAATATAGTAACCATAAAATCTCAATACGTCCCTCAAGAACTAGCTCATAAATTTGGTTTAGTACCTGACACACATAACGGAAATCACAAGTGGTACAAAGTAATTATGATGGATCACGTTGAAATTGATGATTTATTAAAGTTTGTGAATGAACTAAAAAAGTAA
- a CDS encoding aromatic aminobenezylarsenical efflux permease ArsG family transporter: MEYLQALLENYNIPILSALVLGLMTSISPCPLATNITATAFISKNISNKKLVFLSGLLYSLGRAFSYTTIGLILFFGASKFQIGRFFQLNGEKYLGPLLIIVGLIMLNIIKLNFLGKSDFTERFSKKFKDKGLLGSFLIGAIFALAFCPYSGALYFGMLIPMTISSVDGLYLPIIFAFGTGLPVVLFTYLLAFAAGSIGVFYNKITKIEKVMRSIAGIVFILTGFYYVFIFTGIIQ; this comes from the coding sequence TTGGAATATTTACAAGCGCTTCTCGAAAATTATAACATACCAATTTTATCTGCTTTGGTATTAGGATTAATGACTTCAATAAGTCCTTGTCCACTTGCTACAAATATTACAGCAACAGCATTTATTTCAAAAAATATTTCAAATAAAAAATTAGTGTTTTTAAGTGGCTTACTATATTCTTTAGGCCGAGCTTTTAGTTATACTACAATTGGATTGATTTTGTTTTTTGGTGCGAGTAAGTTTCAAATTGGGAGGTTTTTTCAACTTAATGGTGAAAAATATTTAGGACCACTATTGATAATAGTAGGTTTAATAATGTTAAATATTATTAAATTAAACTTTTTAGGAAAATCTGATTTTACCGAACGATTTTCTAAAAAATTTAAAGACAAAGGCCTGTTAGGTTCATTTTTAATAGGTGCTATTTTTGCTTTAGCCTTTTGTCCGTATAGTGGAGCCTTGTACTTTGGAATGTTAATTCCAATGACAATTTCTAGTGTTGACGGATTATATTTACCTATAATTTTTGCCTTTGGTACTGGATTGCCTGTTGTTTTGTTTACCTATTTATTGGCTTTTGCCGCAGGAAGCATAGGTGTATTTTATAATAAAATTACCAAAATTGAAAAAGTCATGCGTTCTATTGCAGGTATCGTATTTATCCTAACAGGATTCTACTATGTATTTATTTTTACGGGAATAATTCAATAA
- a CDS encoding patatin-like phospholipase family protein has product MRKLLIAILMLSISFVYSQKKQEQKDLKVGLVLSGGGAKGFAHVAVIKVLEEAGVRVDYVGGTSMGAIIGALYASGYNGNQLDSIIRSINFEKILLDDLPRKSKPFYEKESGEKYALSLPIKNKKVGIPRALSEGQSVLNLLTKLTQHVNNISDFNKLPIPFLCIATNLETGKQEVLTKGFLPEAVKASGSFPTLLAPVEIDGKLLTDGGIVNNFPVDEVKAMGADIIIGVDIQSGLETKEELDSAVKILNQIVGFQIHQANKSKHNSVDILIKPKVKNFNVVSFDKIHEIMYAGQMAAREKIEQLKNIASLQIKKEVKKINTRHIQKFHIQKIEIEGNKHYTRAYILGKLNIRKKDTTDYQKLIESVNNLSATGNFENIQYRIINEKEGSIVKFKVKENAISTFLQLGIHFDDLYKTGILINTKTKHIFYKNDVLSTDFILGDNLRYNINYFIDNGFYWSFGIKARYNNFNASVNFDNTNIYDSNVDVNKINLEYEDFTNQIYFQTVFNRKFALGVGFEYKNIRAYTETVFPSDNGGIINNRDRLYFDKSNYLNMLAYLKIDTYDKKYFQKRGFYLDIDFKGYLTSSDYKNNFVSFSQLNGKLGVAHTFFNKLTLHFISEAGITIGENNNRVLDYNIGGYGENFINTFIPFYGYDFAELSANSFLKSTFILRYEFLPKNYFSVTANYARVERDLFNQGKIFENTKSGYMVGYGLDTFFGPMEINYAWSPDHNTKFWYFNVGFWF; this is encoded by the coding sequence ATGAGAAAACTCTTAATAGCTATTTTAATGTTATCTATTTCGTTTGTTTATTCACAAAAGAAACAAGAGCAAAAGGACTTAAAAGTAGGTTTAGTGCTAAGTGGTGGAGGAGCAAAAGGATTTGCCCATGTGGCAGTTATAAAAGTTTTGGAAGAAGCAGGAGTGAGAGTTGATTATGTTGGAGGAACAAGTATGGGAGCCATAATTGGAGCACTTTATGCTTCAGGATATAATGGAAATCAATTAGATTCAATTATTAGGTCTATAAATTTTGAAAAAATTTTGTTAGACGATTTACCGCGTAAATCAAAACCATTTTATGAAAAAGAAAGCGGTGAAAAATACGCATTATCTTTACCAATTAAAAATAAAAAAGTAGGAATTCCAAGAGCATTATCAGAAGGGCAGAGTGTACTTAATTTACTAACTAAATTAACTCAGCATGTAAATAATATAAGTGATTTTAACAAATTGCCAATACCATTTTTGTGTATTGCTACAAACTTAGAAACTGGAAAACAGGAGGTTTTAACTAAAGGTTTTTTACCAGAAGCAGTTAAGGCTAGTGGTTCTTTCCCAACATTATTAGCTCCTGTTGAAATAGATGGAAAATTATTAACCGATGGAGGAATAGTTAATAATTTCCCAGTTGATGAAGTTAAGGCAATGGGTGCAGATATTATTATTGGAGTTGATATTCAAAGCGGTTTAGAAACAAAAGAAGAATTAGATTCTGCTGTTAAAATATTAAATCAAATAGTTGGTTTTCAAATACATCAGGCAAATAAATCTAAACATAATAGTGTGGATATTTTAATAAAACCAAAAGTGAAAAATTTTAATGTTGTTTCTTTTGATAAAATACATGAAATTATGTATGCGGGTCAAATGGCAGCAAGAGAAAAAATTGAACAATTGAAAAATATTGCAAGTCTACAAATTAAAAAAGAAGTTAAAAAAATAAATACGAGACATATTCAAAAATTTCATATTCAAAAAATTGAAATTGAAGGAAATAAACATTATACAAGAGCCTATATATTGGGCAAATTAAATATAAGAAAAAAGGATACTACAGATTATCAAAAATTAATAGAAAGTGTAAACAACCTGTCTGCTACAGGTAATTTTGAAAATATTCAATATAGAATAATTAATGAGAAAGAAGGAAGTATTGTAAAATTTAAAGTTAAGGAGAATGCAATATCAACTTTTTTACAACTAGGAATTCACTTTGATGATCTTTACAAAACGGGGATTCTAATAAACACTAAAACAAAGCATATATTTTATAAAAATGACGTTTTATCTACAGATTTTATATTAGGAGATAATTTACGGTACAACATTAATTACTTTATTGATAATGGTTTTTATTGGAGTTTTGGAATAAAAGCAAGGTATAATAATTTTAATGCAAGTGTTAATTTTGATAACACCAATATTTACGACTCAAATGTTGATGTTAATAAGATTAACTTGGAGTATGAAGATTTTACAAATCAAATTTATTTTCAAACAGTATTTAACCGAAAATTTGCTTTAGGTGTTGGTTTTGAGTATAAAAATATAAGAGCTTATACAGAAACAGTTTTTCCTTCAGATAATGGAGGTATTATAAATAATAGGGACAGGCTGTATTTTGATAAATCTAACTATTTGAATATGTTAGCTTATTTAAAAATAGATACGTACGATAAAAAATATTTTCAAAAAAGAGGGTTTTATCTAGATATTGATTTTAAAGGGTATTTAACTTCATCAGATTATAAAAATAATTTCGTGTCTTTTTCTCAATTAAATGGCAAATTAGGTGTTGCTCACACATTTTTTAACAAGCTAACCTTACATTTCATTTCTGAAGCTGGTATTACAATTGGTGAAAATAATAATAGAGTGTTAGATTATAATATAGGTGGATATGGCGAAAATTTTATAAATACATTTATTCCTTTTTATGGTTACGATTTTGCCGAATTAAGTGCAAATTCATTTTTAAAATCTACATTTATATTGAGATATGAATTTTTACCAAAAAATTATTTTTCGGTTACAGCTAATTATGCGAGGGTAGAACGTGATTTATTTAATCAAGGAAAGATTTTTGAAAACACCAAATCAGGATATATGGTTGGTTATGGATTAGATACTTTTTTTGGACCAATGGAAATAAATTATGCTTGGTCACCAGATCATAATACAAAATTTTGGTATTTTAATGTTGGGTTTTGGTTTTAA
- a CDS encoding ribonuclease E/G, translating into MKTELIIRSNSSDIDFALLKDGRLTALNNETNGNKFSVGDIFLARIGKVLSGLNASFVNVGYEKDGFLHYHDLGAQLLSLNKFIKGVSTGKIKDYTLKNFQLEKDIDKNGSIIDVLKTGQTSLVQIVKEPISTKGPRMNSEISIAGRYMVLVPFSERVSVSQKITNLEEKERLKRLVKSIKPKGFGVIIRTVAENKKVAELDRDIQNSLERWVVMCKKIRSVKSQQTPVKVLSELNRVSSILRDFFNDSFTSIVTNDEILFLEIKEYLREIAPEKESIVSLYNSKVPIFEKFGIERQIKTAFGRTVSMSKGAYLVIEHTEALHVIDVNSGNRSNKATSQADTALEVNLIAASEIARQLQLRDMGGIIVVDFIDMHTAEHRQKLYDHLKAEMAFDRTKHKILPPSKFGLVQITRQRVRPELVIKTQEPNPSGSGEVEAPIVLLDKIEAELDKLIVLKDHKKIILNVHPFIAAYLKKGIPSIQHRWFTKYKKWIKILPRDAYQYLKFNFTNKNGEVLK; encoded by the coding sequence GTGAAAACAGAATTAATTATAAGATCAAACTCCTCTGATATTGATTTTGCCTTATTAAAAGATGGTAGATTAACAGCACTAAATAATGAAACAAATGGAAATAAATTCTCTGTAGGAGATATTTTTTTAGCTAGAATAGGTAAAGTATTATCTGGGTTAAATGCTTCATTTGTTAATGTTGGTTATGAAAAAGATGGTTTTTTACATTATCATGATTTAGGAGCACAATTACTGTCATTAAATAAATTTATAAAAGGTGTTAGCACAGGTAAAATTAAAGATTACACTTTAAAGAATTTTCAACTAGAAAAGGATATTGACAAAAATGGAAGTATTATTGACGTATTAAAAACAGGTCAAACTTCTTTAGTTCAAATTGTAAAAGAACCAATTTCTACAAAAGGACCACGTATGAACTCTGAAATATCAATTGCAGGGAGATATATGGTTTTAGTTCCTTTTTCTGAAAGAGTTTCAGTTTCTCAAAAAATTACTAACTTAGAAGAAAAAGAACGATTAAAAAGATTGGTAAAAAGTATTAAGCCAAAAGGTTTTGGCGTAATTATTAGAACTGTTGCAGAAAATAAAAAAGTAGCAGAACTCGATAGAGACATACAAAACTCCCTAGAACGATGGGTAGTGATGTGTAAAAAAATTAGATCAGTAAAATCACAACAAACACCTGTAAAAGTGTTGAGTGAGTTAAATAGAGTTTCTTCAATATTAAGAGATTTTTTTAATGATTCTTTTACAAGCATTGTAACAAATGACGAAATATTATTTCTAGAAATTAAAGAATATTTACGAGAAATAGCTCCTGAAAAAGAGTCTATCGTAAGTTTATACAACTCTAAAGTTCCTATTTTTGAAAAATTTGGAATTGAACGTCAAATAAAAACAGCATTTGGTCGTACCGTTTCAATGAGTAAAGGAGCTTATTTGGTAATTGAGCATACTGAAGCACTTCATGTAATTGATGTTAATAGCGGAAATCGTTCTAATAAGGCGACTTCACAAGCTGACACAGCGCTTGAAGTTAATTTAATTGCTGCTTCAGAAATTGCACGTCAATTACAATTGAGAGATATGGGTGGTATTATTGTTGTTGACTTTATTGATATGCACACAGCTGAACATAGACAAAAATTATATGATCACTTAAAAGCTGAAATGGCATTTGATAGAACTAAACATAAAATATTACCTCCAAGTAAGTTTGGACTTGTTCAAATTACAAGGCAAAGAGTGAGGCCTGAGTTAGTTATTAAAACTCAAGAGCCTAACCCTAGTGGTTCAGGAGAAGTAGAAGCTCCAATTGTTTTATTAGATAAAATTGAAGCTGAACTTGATAAACTTATTGTTTTAAAAGATCACAAAAAGATAATACTAAACGTACATCCTTTTATTGCGGCTTACTTAAAGAAAGGAATTCCATCTATTCAACATAGATGGTTTACAAAATACAAAAAGTGGATTAAAATTTTACCAAGAGATGCTTACCAATATTTAAAATTTAATTTCACCAATAAAAATGGTGAAGTACTTAAATAA
- a CDS encoding cation diffusion facilitator family transporter, with product MSEHHHHHTVASTNDINRSFIIGIALNVTYVIIELWYGWRSGSTSLLSDAVHNIGDISGLVLALVAFRVQAIKPFNIFTYGFKKASIVASFVNSILLAFAIGAIAWEGIQHILNPSPVNGNIVMVVAFIGIIINFGSALLFRKKGKSDLNIKAAYWHLMADALVSLGVVFAGLIMKYTGWYFVDGLAAIIVAVVILFSTWNLFKDSIIGVLDGIPSNIDKQEIINHILKVKGVIDIHHMHIWGMSTNENALTCHILIGNMENIASIKQKIKEELEAHNIKHSTLEFETAAEECEDINPINNI from the coding sequence ATGAGCGAACACCATCACCACCATACCGTAGCATCAACAAACGATATTAATCGTTCGTTTATAATAGGAATTGCATTAAATGTAACTTATGTAATTATTGAACTATGGTATGGTTGGCGAAGTGGTTCAACCTCATTGTTATCCGATGCCGTTCATAATATAGGTGATATTTCAGGATTGGTATTAGCACTTGTTGCATTTAGAGTTCAAGCTATTAAACCATTTAATATATTTACTTACGGATTTAAAAAAGCATCTATTGTAGCTTCTTTTGTAAATTCTATTTTATTGGCATTCGCTATTGGAGCCATTGCTTGGGAAGGAATTCAACATATTCTAAATCCTTCACCAGTTAACGGAAATATAGTAATGGTTGTTGCTTTTATAGGTATTATAATCAATTTTGGGTCTGCATTGTTATTCAGAAAAAAAGGAAAAAGCGATTTAAATATTAAAGCCGCTTACTGGCATTTAATGGCTGATGCGTTGGTTTCATTAGGCGTTGTTTTTGCAGGTTTAATTATGAAATATACGGGCTGGTATTTTGTGGATGGACTGGCAGCTATAATTGTAGCTGTGGTTATTTTATTTAGCACTTGGAATTTATTTAAAGACAGTATTATTGGTGTTTTAGATGGCATTCCTTCTAATATTGATAAGCAAGAAATTATCAATCATATTTTAAAAGTAAAAGGAGTTATTGACATTCATCATATGCATATTTGGGGAATGAGTACTAACGAAAATGCACTAACCTGTCATATCTTAATTGGAAATATGGAAAATATAGCCTCAATTAAACAAAAAATAAAAGAAGAATTAGAAGCTCACAATATTAAACACAGCACTTTAGAGTTTGAAACAGCAGCAGAAGAATGTGAAGATATTAATCCTATAAATAATATATAA
- a CDS encoding DtxR family transcriptional regulator: protein MSTYNPLNALLIFLGFSTLIYFLFRPTKGWFWIIKNNYRINEKIVIEDILKLLFHSEDSEKIVNTNDLTRILDFDNSLIIASIEKMTAKNLISLDGEQLKLKPLGREYALRIIRMHRLWEKFLAEKTGYDKSEWHGRAEQKEHELNAEETNLLASKLGNPQFDPHGDPIPSRTGEMQTVNGVPLTTLAVNTIGKIIHIEDEPEIIYKQILAENIHIGSHIRVLENNNTRVSFFSEGEEFKLAPIVAGNLTISILKKDIINEENIARLSNLKENETASIIGISKESRGENRRRLLDLGFVKGATVSIDLLNPLGEPNAYLIKGTAIALRNNQASKILIKKIN, encoded by the coding sequence ATGAGTACTTACAATCCACTTAATGCATTACTGATTTTTTTAGGGTTTTCTACCTTAATTTATTTTTTATTTCGACCTACAAAAGGTTGGTTTTGGATTATAAAAAATAATTATAGAATCAATGAAAAAATAGTTATTGAAGATATTCTAAAACTATTATTTCACAGTGAAGATTCAGAAAAAATAGTAAATACTAACGACCTTACCCGTATCCTTGATTTTGACAATAGTCTCATTATTGCATCCATAGAAAAAATGACTGCAAAAAACCTCATTTCACTTGATGGAGAGCAGTTAAAATTAAAACCGTTAGGTAGAGAATACGCTTTAAGAATTATTAGAATGCACCGGTTATGGGAGAAATTTTTAGCAGAAAAAACAGGTTATGACAAATCGGAATGGCACGGAAGAGCCGAACAAAAAGAGCACGAATTAAATGCTGAAGAAACCAATTTATTAGCTTCAAAATTAGGGAATCCTCAATTTGATCCACACGGCGACCCTATCCCTTCAAGAACTGGCGAAATGCAAACAGTTAACGGCGTACCACTCACCACTTTAGCTGTAAATACCATTGGTAAAATTATTCATATTGAAGATGAACCAGAAATTATTTATAAACAAATTTTAGCTGAAAATATTCATATAGGTTCACACATTAGAGTATTAGAAAATAATAATACAAGAGTCTCCTTTTTTTCTGAAGGTGAAGAATTTAAATTAGCGCCAATTGTTGCAGGAAATTTAACTATTTCAATACTAAAAAAAGACATTATAAATGAAGAAAATATAGCCCGACTTTCTAATTTAAAAGAAAATGAAACTGCCAGCATCATTGGGATTTCAAAAGAAAGTAGGGGAGAAAATAGAAGAAGGTTATTAGATTTAGGTTTTGTAAAAGGAGCAACTGTTAGCATTGATTTACTAAATCCTTTAGGCGAACCAAATGCTTATTTAATAAAAGGAACTGCCATTGCTTTAAGAAACAATCAGGCTTCTAAAATTTTGATTAAAAAAATTAACTAA
- a CDS encoding nitrophenyl compound nitroreductase subunit ArsF family protein, which produces MKYLSILALSLIFISCNGNTQTNKTKEKTQKVANKIEVIDFYSTHRCMTCKAIEANTKYTLDTYFSSELKNKKITFKTVNVDEEENYKLAEKFEATGTALFLNVIVNGKETQIDLTDFAFMKGNDQEVFSMELKSKLEAELKKV; this is translated from the coding sequence ATGAAGTATTTATCAATTCTGGCACTAAGCCTAATTTTTATTTCCTGTAATGGAAATACACAAACAAATAAAACCAAAGAAAAAACTCAAAAAGTAGCGAATAAAATTGAAGTTATTGATTTTTATTCAACACATCGTTGTATGACTTGTAAAGCTATAGAAGCAAACACAAAATATACATTAGACACCTATTTTTCTTCTGAATTAAAAAATAAGAAAATTACATTTAAAACTGTAAATGTTGATGAGGAAGAGAATTACAAACTAGCTGAAAAGTTTGAAGCAACAGGTACCGCTTTGTTTTTAAATGTAATAGTTAACGGGAAAGAAACTCAAATTGATTTAACAGACTTTGCTTTTATGAAAGGAAACGACCAAGAAGTTTTTTCAATGGAATTGAAATCTAAGTTAGAAGCTGAATTAAAAAAAGTTTAA
- a CDS encoding metal-dependent transcriptional regulator has protein sequence MNSFTEENYLKTIYKFSTAANKGVSTNTIASKLNTKASSVTDMLKKLATKSLINYKKYYGVTLTNKGEQIALTIIRNHRLWEVFLVEKLNFKWDEVHELAEELEHIKSEKLINSLDAFLNFPTNDPHGDPIPNKNGKVKNLTMVNLSKLKINEEGVFIHVKDSSNKFLKYLSKNELEIGKKIKVIDIEPFDNSFKIAYGNQQLILSESVVKNIYIQN, from the coding sequence ATGAATTCTTTTACTGAAGAAAATTATTTAAAAACCATTTATAAATTTAGCACTGCTGCCAATAAAGGAGTTTCAACAAATACAATTGCTAGTAAATTAAACACCAAAGCATCATCTGTTACAGATATGCTTAAAAAATTAGCTACAAAAAGCTTAATTAATTATAAAAAATATTACGGTGTAACCCTAACTAATAAAGGTGAACAAATTGCGCTTACAATTATTAGAAATCACAGATTATGGGAGGTGTTTTTAGTTGAAAAGTTAAATTTTAAATGGGATGAAGTTCATGAATTAGCCGAAGAATTAGAACATATTAAATCTGAAAAATTAATAAACAGTTTAGATGCTTTTCTAAATTTTCCAACCAATGATCCTCACGGAGATCCAATCCCAAATAAAAATGGTAAAGTTAAAAATCTTACTATGGTTAATTTATCTAAACTTAAAATAAATGAAGAAGGTGTTTTTATTCATGTTAAAGATTCTTCTAATAAATTTCTTAAATATTTAAGTAAAAATGAATTAGAAATTGGCAAAAAAATTAAAGTTATTGATATTGAACCTTTTGATAATTCATTTAAAATTGCCTATGGAAATCAACAATTAATTTTATCAGAAAGTGTAGTTAAAAACATTTATATCCAAAACTAA
- the uvrC gene encoding excinuclease ABC subunit UvrC, whose translation MKLEIQIQTLPTSPGVYQYYDKEGVILYVGKAKNLKKRVASYFTKTHENGKTRVLVKKIATVKHIVVNSETDALLLENNLIKKYKPRYNVLLKDDKTYPWICIKKERFPRIFLTRNVIKDGSEYFGPYTSVRTARALLDLIKELFQLRTCNYDLSKKNIEFKKYKVCLDYHIGNCKGACEGLQTVENYQQDIDAIRNIIKGNFKHSLKLFKELMLQFADKMEFEEAQKIKEKIDLLANYQAKSTVVNPSITNVDVFSLISDEGFAYANFFKIVNGSIIQSHTTEIKKRLNETDKKLLELFIIEIRTRFNSQSKEIYVPFKVDLGEELKVTVPKLGDKKRIVELSIRNAKYFRQERFKQIKIVDPDRHVNRIMAQMKKDLRLTKEPRHIECFDNSNIQGTNPVAACVVFKNGKPSKKEYRHFNIKTVVGPDDFASMEEVVFRRYKRLKEEDQPLPQLIVIDGGKGQLSSAVKSLDILGLRNKIAIIGIAKRLEEIYYPNDSIPLYLDKTSESLKVIQRLRDEAHRFGITHHRNKRSKALLINELELISGIGKQTVVSLMKHFKSVKRIKAAPFDEIEKIIGANRAKKIKEHFQK comes from the coding sequence TTGAAATTAGAAATTCAAATACAAACCTTACCAACTTCACCTGGCGTTTATCAGTACTACGATAAAGAAGGTGTTATTTTATATGTTGGTAAAGCCAAAAATTTAAAAAAAAGAGTAGCTTCCTATTTTACTAAAACACACGAGAATGGTAAAACACGAGTGTTAGTTAAAAAAATTGCAACTGTTAAACACATTGTAGTAAATTCTGAAACAGACGCGCTGTTGTTGGAAAATAATTTGATAAAAAAGTATAAACCACGTTATAATGTATTGTTGAAAGATGATAAAACTTACCCGTGGATTTGTATTAAAAAAGAACGATTTCCTCGAATATTTTTAACTAGAAATGTTATAAAAGATGGTTCTGAATATTTTGGTCCATATACTTCGGTAAGAACTGCACGAGCTTTGTTAGATTTAATTAAAGAATTATTTCAATTGCGAACGTGTAATTATGATTTAAGCAAAAAAAATATTGAGTTTAAAAAGTATAAAGTTTGTTTAGATTATCATATTGGGAATTGTAAAGGTGCTTGCGAAGGGTTGCAAACAGTAGAGAACTACCAACAAGATATTGATGCCATACGAAATATTATAAAAGGTAATTTTAAGCATTCTTTGAAACTATTTAAGGAGTTAATGCTCCAATTTGCAGATAAAATGGAGTTTGAAGAAGCACAAAAAATAAAAGAAAAAATAGATTTATTGGCTAATTATCAGGCAAAATCAACAGTTGTTAACCCGTCAATTACAAATGTAGATGTTTTTTCGTTAATTTCAGACGAGGGTTTTGCCTATGCTAATTTTTTTAAAATTGTGAATGGCTCAATTATTCAATCACATACTACAGAAATAAAAAAACGATTAAATGAAACAGATAAAAAATTATTAGAACTTTTTATTATTGAAATTAGAACTCGATTTAACTCGCAATCTAAAGAAATTTATGTACCATTTAAGGTAGATTTGGGAGAGGAATTAAAAGTAACAGTTCCTAAATTAGGCGATAAAAAGCGCATTGTTGAATTGAGTATTAGAAATGCCAAATATTTTAGACAAGAACGTTTTAAACAAATAAAAATTGTTGATCCAGATAGGCACGTAAATCGTATTATGGCGCAAATGAAAAAAGATTTACGACTTACAAAAGAGCCTCGCCATATTGAGTGTTTTGATAATTCGAATATACAAGGAACAAACCCTGTTGCTGCTTGTGTTGTTTTTAAAAACGGAAAACCAAGTAAAAAAGAATATAGACATTTTAATATAAAAACAGTAGTGGGTCCTGATGATTTTGCATCTATGGAAGAAGTTGTATTTAGGCGCTATAAACGATTAAAAGAAGAAGATCAGCCATTGCCACAATTAATTGTAATTGATGGAGGGAAAGGCCAATTGTCATCTGCAGTTAAAAGTTTAGATATATTAGGACTTCGAAATAAAATTGCAATTATAGGAATTGCAAAACGATTGGAAGAAATTTATTACCCAAATGATTCCATTCCGCTATATTTAGATAAAACATCTGAAAGTTTAAAAGTAATACAGCGACTTAGAGATGAAGCGCATCGGTTTGGAATTACGCACCATAGAAATAAAAGAAGTAAGGCTTTGCTAATTAATGAATTAGAACTAATATCAGGAATTGGTAAACAAACTGTTGTATCTTTAATGAAACATTTTAAATCGGTAAAAAGAATAAAAGCAGCACCATTTGATGAAATTGAAAAAATAATAGGAGCAAATCGCGCTAAAAAAATAAAAGAACACTTTCAAAAATAA